One Gloeobacter morelensis MG652769 DNA window includes the following coding sequences:
- a CDS encoding ABC transporter substrate-binding protein, with protein MRRIVVAALLWMGLAAPALAAPLKIGYSAWPGWFPWKVAEAKGLFEKNGVEVQMVWFEGYADSITALVAGKLDANCQTLNDTIAPVAAGAKLKVVLTNDNSAGNDQIIVKKAIASIKDLKGKKLGAELGTVDHYLLLLGLQKEGLTQKDIQFTPIETGAAAAAFAAGRLDGVGVFAPFTTKALSTGRGKVLFSSKEFPGAISDHLVLRDEVVKARPADIQKVVKTWFDTLDYIQKHPEESLQIMAKQAGTSVADYKSYDSGTRIFGLEQNLATFAPETKDPVNLRYQSKIIADFLVKAGLAKTKPDTAALFEDKFVRALKP; from the coding sequence ATGCGCAGGATTGTCGTCGCCGCTTTGCTCTGGATGGGCTTAGCCGCCCCGGCCTTGGCCGCCCCGCTCAAAATCGGCTACAGCGCCTGGCCGGGCTGGTTCCCCTGGAAGGTGGCCGAAGCAAAGGGCCTGTTTGAGAAAAACGGCGTCGAGGTGCAGATGGTCTGGTTCGAGGGGTACGCCGACTCGATTACCGCCCTGGTGGCGGGCAAGCTGGACGCCAACTGCCAGACGCTCAACGATACGATCGCCCCCGTCGCCGCCGGGGCGAAACTCAAAGTCGTCCTCACCAACGACAACTCCGCGGGCAACGATCAGATCATCGTCAAAAAAGCGATTGCCTCCATCAAAGATCTCAAAGGCAAAAAGCTCGGCGCCGAACTGGGCACAGTGGACCACTATCTGTTGCTGTTGGGTCTGCAAAAAGAAGGACTCACCCAAAAGGACATTCAATTTACGCCCATCGAAACCGGTGCCGCCGCCGCCGCCTTCGCCGCCGGTCGCCTCGATGGGGTCGGGGTGTTTGCCCCCTTTACCACCAAGGCCCTGAGCACCGGCAGAGGAAAAGTACTCTTCAGCTCCAAAGAATTTCCCGGCGCCATCTCCGATCACCTGGTGCTGCGCGATGAGGTGGTCAAAGCCCGCCCGGCCGATATCCAGAAAGTTGTCAAGACCTGGTTTGATACCCTCGACTACATCCAGAAGCACCCCGAAGAATCGCTGCAGATCATGGCCAAGCAGGCGGGTACGAGCGTGGCGGACTACAAGTCCTACGACAGCGGCACGCGCATCTTTGGTCTTGAGCAGAACCTTGCCACTTTCGCTCCCGAGACCAAAGACCCGGTCAACTTGCGCTACCAGTCGAAGATCATCGCCGACTTTTTGGTCAAAGCGGGTCTTGCTAAAACCAAACCCGATACCGCCGCGCTCTTTGAGGACAAGTTCGTCAGGGCGCTGAAGCCATAA
- a CDS encoding glycosyltransferase family 9 protein, translating into MTRILALNPGGIGDQVLFFPTLRGLRERFAQSRIEVVVEPRSQGAYRVCPSVNETLTFDFKADPSLADWMNLIGILRDRRYDAVLSVGSSSLVALLLWMTGIPKRVGYSAWITERFLTDSVPLNRDQYAAHMYHDLLQGFGIQRAFTPPQAAVNSEDERWATQALASLGGRKPLLLHPGASKLAELKGIRKLYPAAQWAQVAQKLLVKEADLPFYVVQGPDDSELVTAIKGELADQARFIQPPDVGKLTALIERSRLLLCVDSAPMHLAVATGTPLVALFGPTLPTKLLPEEPKYVPLVSPERDKVERIPVETVAAAAIKLLAKTPAA; encoded by the coding sequence ATGACCCGCATCCTTGCTCTCAATCCCGGCGGCATCGGGGACCAGGTGCTCTTTTTTCCGACCCTGCGGGGACTGCGCGAGCGCTTCGCCCAGTCGCGCATCGAGGTTGTCGTCGAACCCCGTTCGCAGGGCGCCTACCGGGTGTGCCCGAGTGTCAACGAAACGCTGACCTTTGACTTTAAGGCCGACCCGAGTCTGGCGGACTGGATGAATCTGATCGGCATCCTGCGCGATCGGCGCTACGACGCGGTGCTCTCGGTGGGCAGTTCCAGCCTCGTCGCTCTGCTGTTGTGGATGACCGGCATCCCGAAGCGGGTGGGCTACAGCGCCTGGATCACCGAACGGTTTTTGACCGACTCGGTGCCGCTAAACCGCGATCAGTACGCGGCGCACATGTACCACGACCTGCTGCAGGGTTTTGGCATCCAGCGCGCCTTCACCCCGCCCCAGGCTGCAGTCAACTCCGAGGACGAGCGCTGGGCCACCCAGGCCCTCGCCTCGCTGGGCGGGCGCAAGCCCCTGTTGTTGCACCCGGGGGCCAGCAAGCTCGCCGAACTGAAGGGTATCCGCAAGCTCTACCCCGCCGCCCAATGGGCGCAGGTGGCGCAGAAACTGCTCGTCAAAGAAGCGGACCTGCCGTTCTATGTCGTCCAGGGGCCGGACGACAGCGAACTGGTGACGGCCATCAAGGGTGAACTGGCGGATCAGGCCCGCTTTATCCAGCCCCCGGACGTCGGTAAGCTCACCGCCCTCATCGAGCGCTCGCGCCTGCTGTTGTGCGTCGACTCGGCGCCGATGCATCTGGCAGTAGCCACCGGCACGCCCCTGGTGGCTCTGTTTGGCCCCACCCTGCCCACCAAGCTGCTGCCGGAGGAGCCCAAGTACGTCCCACTCGTTTCGCCCGAGCGCGACAAAGTCGAGCGCATCCCGGTCGAAACGGTGGCCGCCGCGGCCATCAAGCTCCTGGCCAAAACGCCGGCCGCCTGA
- a CDS encoding ABC transporter permease has product MIWRIARKEYLEMVRDGRFRAGAVVVLGLLVVSLLMGWKHYSDVSAQHAAAQRTTRAQWLAQEPKNPHSAAHYGVYAFKPKLPLSFVDQGVDDYVGVAVWLEAHKQNDFRYRPAQDATAVQRFGELTAATVLQLLLPLVIILLGFGAFAGEREQGTLRQLLSLGVPAPTLALGKALGMLVALGLLLVPATILGVGALALAAGPGGLAASLPRLALLSAAYLGYYLLFVGVCLAASAWAKSARLALVALLGFWIVQGLVAPRLVTDLARGLYPLPSALTFAEAVATDLAGGIDSHNSQDARRAALEKRVLQQYAVRRIEDLPVNFAGIALQEGEEYGYRVYDRRFGELWQRFEEQNAVHQLGGFIAPLLAVRSLSMGLSGTDFAQHRHFATAAEQYRRGLIKTMNEAMTRNKDDGYRATAADYRSVSDFQYTTPSLGWVLAQQSLSFLGLGLWIVLAAAVAVFAAARLRVTG; this is encoded by the coding sequence GTGATCTGGCGCATTGCCCGCAAAGAGTACCTGGAGATGGTGCGCGACGGACGCTTCCGGGCCGGGGCGGTCGTCGTACTGGGGCTGCTTGTGGTCTCGCTGTTGATGGGCTGGAAGCACTACAGCGACGTGAGCGCCCAGCACGCAGCCGCCCAGCGCACCACCCGAGCGCAGTGGCTCGCCCAGGAGCCCAAAAATCCCCACTCCGCCGCCCACTACGGGGTCTACGCCTTCAAGCCCAAATTGCCGCTGTCGTTTGTCGATCAGGGGGTGGACGACTATGTGGGAGTGGCGGTGTGGCTCGAAGCGCACAAACAAAACGATTTTCGCTACCGCCCCGCCCAGGATGCGACGGCGGTGCAGCGCTTTGGTGAGTTGACCGCCGCCACGGTGTTGCAACTGCTGCTGCCGCTGGTGATTATTCTGCTCGGGTTCGGGGCGTTTGCCGGTGAGCGCGAGCAGGGAACGTTGCGGCAACTGTTGAGCCTTGGGGTTCCTGCGCCGACGCTCGCCCTGGGCAAAGCCCTCGGCATGCTCGTGGCCCTTGGCCTGTTACTGGTGCCTGCCACGATCCTGGGGGTCGGTGCCCTGGCTCTGGCCGCCGGTCCGGGGGGACTCGCAGCCAGCCTGCCCCGGTTGGCGCTGTTGAGTGCCGCCTACCTGGGGTACTACTTGCTGTTTGTGGGGGTCTGCCTCGCGGCCTCCGCCTGGGCCAAATCGGCCAGGCTGGCGCTGGTGGCGCTTTTGGGCTTTTGGATCGTGCAGGGTCTGGTCGCTCCGCGCCTGGTCACCGACCTGGCCCGCGGGCTGTACCCGCTCCCTTCCGCCCTGACCTTCGCCGAGGCGGTCGCCACCGATCTGGCGGGCGGCATCGACAGCCACAACAGCCAGGATGCCCGCCGCGCCGCCCTCGAAAAGCGCGTACTCCAGCAGTACGCTGTCCGCCGGATTGAAGATTTGCCCGTCAATTTTGCGGGTATCGCCCTGCAGGAGGGCGAAGAGTACGGCTACCGGGTCTACGACCGCCGCTTCGGTGAACTGTGGCAGCGCTTCGAAGAGCAGAACGCCGTGCACCAACTGGGCGGGTTCATAGCGCCGCTACTGGCGGTGCGCTCGCTCTCGATGGGATTGTCGGGCACCGACTTTGCCCAGCACCGCCACTTTGCCACCGCCGCCGAGCAGTATCGTCGGGGGCTCATCAAGACGATGAACGAAGCGATGACCCGCAACAAAGACGACGGCTACCGGGCTACGGCTGCAGACTATCGCTCGGTTTCCGACTTTCAGTACACCACCCCGTCCCTGGGCTGGGTGCTGGCCCAACAGAGCTTGAGTTTTTTGGGCCTGGGATTGTGGATCGTCCTGGCCGCCGCTGTGGCTGTTTTTGCTGCCGCCCGCCTGCGGGTGACCGGCTGA
- a CDS encoding ABC transporter permease: MLASILKHEWRNLMAERVVWAVGGLFALLVAYGLINGTGWVQFQRQTLAQAQQEEITRLDKLQSAIADIESGKVRFTGDAFADPRQPRTVGNNKGTRYATLPPGPLAPLAVGQSDLYPYYFKVSTLNKQTFIQNNELENPTNLLAGRFDLAFVIIYLLPLCILALGYNLLSGERDEGTLALLLSQPVGLPMLVLGKVLVRGGMVIALAAVLSLAGAVLGGADLGDPGVRVRLGLWVLVVILYGVFWFALAVAVNAAGGRTPTNAVVLVGLWLLFVVIVPAVVNVAVSTASPVPSRVELIQAIREATNAANAQGSRLLARYYEDHPELAPKDSRIDPGSFALRSTAVRETVDKAIAPVLERYDRQLLAQQALVERYRYLSPAIVAQEAFNDLAGTGLGRYRHFQAQVDRYHRTWQAYFVPRIFRQQTVAAAEIGRLPKFRFAEESTDDVAGRVLPGLVGLAAPLLVLVGLTLPGLRRYPVAA, translated from the coding sequence ATGCTCGCTTCCATCCTCAAGCACGAATGGCGCAACCTGATGGCCGAGCGGGTCGTCTGGGCGGTGGGGGGGCTGTTTGCCCTGCTGGTGGCCTACGGCCTCATCAACGGCACCGGCTGGGTGCAATTTCAGCGGCAGACTCTGGCGCAAGCCCAGCAAGAAGAAATCACCCGCCTGGACAAGCTGCAGTCGGCCATCGCCGACATCGAATCGGGCAAGGTGCGATTTACAGGCGACGCCTTCGCCGATCCGCGCCAGCCGCGCACCGTCGGCAACAACAAAGGCACCCGCTACGCCACTTTGCCGCCGGGACCGCTCGCCCCCCTCGCCGTCGGCCAGAGCGATCTCTACCCCTACTATTTCAAAGTCAGCACCCTCAACAAACAAACGTTCATCCAGAACAACGAACTGGAGAACCCCACCAATCTGCTGGCGGGCCGCTTCGATCTTGCCTTTGTGATTATCTATCTTTTGCCACTGTGCATCCTGGCGCTGGGCTACAACCTGCTTTCCGGCGAGCGCGACGAGGGTACCCTGGCGCTGCTGCTCTCCCAGCCGGTGGGCCTGCCGATGCTCGTACTGGGCAAGGTGCTGGTGCGCGGTGGGATGGTGATTGCCCTCGCGGCGGTGCTGTCGCTGGCGGGGGCGGTCCTGGGCGGCGCCGATCTAGGCGATCCCGGCGTCCGGGTGCGCCTGGGGCTGTGGGTGCTCGTGGTCATCCTGTACGGCGTGTTCTGGTTCGCCCTGGCCGTCGCCGTCAACGCCGCGGGGGGCCGCACCCCCACCAACGCCGTTGTCCTGGTGGGGCTGTGGCTGCTGTTTGTCGTGATCGTCCCGGCGGTGGTCAATGTGGCGGTGAGCACCGCAAGCCCGGTCCCTTCGCGCGTCGAACTCATCCAGGCCATCCGCGAGGCGACCAATGCCGCCAACGCCCAGGGTAGCCGCCTGCTGGCGCGCTACTACGAAGATCACCCCGAACTGGCCCCCAAGGATAGCCGAATCGATCCGGGCAGTTTTGCCCTGCGCAGTACGGCTGTGCGCGAAACGGTCGACAAGGCGATTGCCCCGGTTCTGGAGCGCTACGACCGGCAGTTGCTGGCCCAGCAGGCCCTGGTGGAGCGCTACCGCTATCTTTCCCCCGCCATCGTCGCCCAGGAAGCCTTCAACGACCTGGCCGGCACCGGCCTCGGCCGCTACCGCCACTTCCAAGCGCAAGTCGACCGCTACCACCGCACCTGGCAGGCGTACTTCGTGCCGCGTATCTTTCGGCAGCAGACCGTTGCCGCCGCCGAGATCGGTCGCCTGCCAAAGTTTCGCTTTGCAGAAGAATCGACGGACGATGTCGCAGGCCGCGTGCTGCCGGGACTCGTCGGGCTGGCCGCACCGCTGCTGGTGCTGGTGGGTCTTACCCTGCCGGGCTTGCGCCGCTACCCGGTTGCGGCTTGA
- a CDS encoding rhodanese-like domain-containing protein, with protein sequence MAKNKRTSQTPGQIPLSLPPVGPNQVVRLAPQAVLAAGNRVRIVDCRSASERRLMAMAGAVPFDARNFEINNPNKRVPVVCVSWLGGRSLVAAYRLAKQGYTAYDLKGGMAAWKTAGYPTIRAL encoded by the coding sequence ATGGCAAAAAACAAGCGAACTTCCCAGACTCCGGGTCAGATCCCCCTGAGCTTGCCGCCTGTCGGACCCAACCAGGTGGTCCGCCTTGCGCCCCAGGCGGTGCTCGCAGCCGGTAACCGTGTGCGCATCGTCGACTGCCGCAGTGCCTCCGAGCGGCGGCTGATGGCGATGGCGGGCGCAGTCCCCTTCGATGCGCGCAACTTCGAAATCAACAATCCCAACAAGCGTGTACCGGTGGTGTGCGTGAGTTGGCTGGGAGGGCGCAGTTTGGTGGCTGCTTACCGGTTGGCCAAACAGGGCTACACGGCCTACGACCTTAAAGGCGGTATGGCGGCCTGGAAAACAGCCGGTTACCCGACAATTCGCGCTTTGTGA
- a CDS encoding ABC transporter ATP-binding protein, translating to MLEAVDLTKNYGTAVPSLDRLNLRIEAGEVFCLLGPNGAGKTTTISLFLGFIAPSAGTARIKSLDVQRHPLETKRFVAYIPEQVMLYRNLSGLENLEYFSALAGQDRYTRPELLAFFEQVGLPAESAGRRVGTYSKGMRQKVGIAIAIAKKAEALLLDEPTSGLDPKASNEFSELLGRLSRQGVAVLMATHDLFRAKEAGTRVGIMNAGRLVATARTEDLGYEQLERLYLESMAVAAAGGGVREVRR from the coding sequence ATGCTCGAAGCCGTCGACTTGACCAAGAACTACGGCACGGCCGTCCCGTCCCTCGATAGACTCAACCTGCGCATCGAGGCGGGCGAAGTCTTTTGTCTGCTCGGACCCAATGGTGCCGGCAAGACGACGACCATCAGCCTGTTTTTGGGCTTCATTGCGCCGAGCGCCGGCACGGCTCGAATCAAAAGTCTTGATGTGCAGCGCCACCCGCTTGAGACCAAGCGCTTTGTGGCCTACATTCCCGAGCAGGTGATGCTCTACCGCAACCTGAGCGGTCTGGAAAATCTCGAATATTTCAGCGCTCTGGCAGGTCAGGATCGCTATACGCGCCCGGAGCTACTGGCTTTTTTCGAGCAAGTCGGGTTACCGGCGGAGTCGGCCGGGCGGCGGGTGGGCACCTACTCGAAGGGCATGCGCCAAAAAGTCGGTATCGCCATCGCCATCGCCAAAAAGGCCGAGGCGCTTCTGTTGGACGAGCCGACTTCGGGTCTCGATCCAAAGGCGAGCAACGAGTTTTCGGAGTTGCTGGGGCGACTGAGCCGGCAGGGGGTGGCGGTGCTGATGGCCACCCACGACCTGTTTCGGGCCAAAGAAGCGGGGACGCGCGTCGGAATCATGAATGCCGGTCGGCTGGTGGCGACCGCCCGTACCGAAGACCTCGGCTACGAGCAACTGGAGCGGCTGTATCTGGAGAGTATGGCGGTCGCTGCGGCAGGTGGCGGGGTGCGGGAGGTGCGGCGGTGA
- a CDS encoding ferredoxin--NADP reductase codes for MITIAPADYRANVLCTLQMTPTIWSIYLALEGEASFRFLPGQAVWPRFEREGRIFTKIYSIASSPALVPEIELCISRVGWASNFMCQLKPGDTIELRGPYGMMTLESVPERDVVYVAEGSGIAPIKSHIEWLFAQEDPPNVWLFYGGNDPGEIAYHALWKDLAAHNLKFRYIPTVRTGAGEEFEPGSAEEAVAAFIKRPEALQVDICAVEDRVDEIKRALLEQGFDPAHLRTERFCSY; via the coding sequence ATGATCACCATTGCACCCGCCGACTACCGGGCCAACGTGCTCTGCACCCTGCAGATGACCCCGACTATCTGGTCGATTTACCTGGCGCTCGAAGGAGAGGCGTCCTTTCGATTCCTGCCCGGTCAGGCGGTCTGGCCGCGCTTCGAGCGCGAGGGCCGCATCTTCACCAAGATTTATTCGATTGCCTCCAGTCCCGCGCTGGTGCCGGAGATTGAACTGTGCATCTCCCGGGTGGGCTGGGCCTCCAATTTTATGTGCCAGCTCAAACCCGGCGATACCATCGAGTTGCGCGGTCCCTACGGCATGATGACCCTCGAATCGGTGCCCGAGCGCGATGTGGTCTATGTCGCCGAGGGCTCGGGGATCGCACCCATCAAATCCCATATCGAGTGGCTGTTTGCGCAGGAAGACCCACCCAACGTCTGGCTTTTTTATGGCGGCAACGACCCGGGCGAGATTGCCTACCATGCGCTCTGGAAGGACCTGGCTGCCCACAATCTCAAGTTTCGCTATATTCCGACGGTACGCACCGGGGCCGGCGAAGAATTCGAGCCGGGCAGCGCCGAGGAGGCCGTAGCCGCCTTTATCAAACGCCCCGAGGCGCTGCAGGTCGATATTTGCGCCGTCGAAGACCGGGTGGACGAAATCAAACGAGCACTGCTGGAGCAGGGCTTCGACCCGGCCCACCTGCGCACGGAGCGATTCTGCTCTTACTGA
- a CDS encoding 2TM domain-containing protein — protein MPPKLSSPPDPRSPVYRALRDKINFALHVGVFAAVNSGVAFFARFYNAEWPWQGWLLGFWALALVAHGIYVFGIARYSET, from the coding sequence ATGCCTCCCAAGCTCTCCTCGCCCCCGGATCCCCGCTCGCCCGTCTACCGCGCCCTGCGCGACAAGATCAACTTTGCCCTGCACGTGGGCGTCTTTGCCGCCGTCAACTCGGGGGTGGCGTTTTTCGCGCGCTTCTACAACGCCGAGTGGCCCTGGCAGGGGTGGCTTCTGGGATTTTGGGCGCTCGCCCTGGTGGCCCACGGCATCTACGTCTTTGGAATTGCGCGCTACAGCGAGACTTGA